GGGCGACGCCGTCCGATGCGGTCACGGTGCTACGTGTCATGGCTCCTCGATGCTCAGTGCGACGCTCGGGCAGCAGGTGATCGCGCCAGATACTCGACGGCGCGTCCGACCCCGCCGAGCTGGGACGGGTGGAAGCGCGGCGTGTAGTAGGCGCCGATGACCCGCAGGAACTGAAATGGCCCGGGCACCAGACCTCGTCGTGCCGCGTCGAAGTAGTCGCGCCAGCGTGGTTTGGTACCCGGCCACAGGTGCGGGTCGACCGAGTACATGAACCGCACGCCGCGGATGAACAACCACAGCATCGCCGGCGTGACCAACAGCTGGGTACGCACTTGCCGCCAGTACCCGGCCCGCAGGTGCTTCATGGTGTCGAAGGCGACCGCCTTGTGCTCGACCTCTTCCGCCCCGTGCCAGCGCAGCAGGTCCAGCATCACCGGGTCGGTGCCGAGGGTGTCGTGCTGCGGGGTGTCGAGAATCCATTCACCCAGGATGGCGGTGTAGTGCTCGATGGCAGCCACGATCGAAACCTGTTCCAGCAGCCAGCTCTGCCGCCGCCGCAGACTCCAGCGGGGCCGGTCACCGATCAGCTTGCCGAACAGCCAGCGGAGCTGATCGGTGAACGGTGTCACGTCAATGCCCCTGGCGGCGAAGTGCTCGAGCACCCCGGAATGCGCCTGGGAATGCATGGCCTCCTGGCTGATGAACCCCTGCACGTCCAGCCGCAGCTGGTCATCCTTGATCAGTGGCAAGGCCTTCTTGAACGCCTCGACGATGAACTCTTCGCCCGCCGGCAGCAGCAGATGCAGGACATTGCAGAAGTGCGTGGTGAAGGGCTCGTTGGGCACGTAGTAGAACGGCAGCTTTGCCCAGTCGAACTCGACATCGCGCGCCTGAAGGACGATTCGCTCGTGATCCAGTGACGCGTCATGTGGGCCCGCGGCCTGGTCATCGACGGTGAACATGCAGATCCCCCTGCGCGGATGCGGCTTTACGGCTAGTACCCAAAATTGCGCTGGCACTACCTCGCAATCGACTCACGGCGGCTAGGCACTGCATTGGGTATCGGCCTCAGCCTCCGAGATCAGCCGCTCGCGGCGCAGGAACTCCACCAGTGCATCGACCGTGTCGCTCAGCGCGGGCTCGCGCCAGCCGACCTTGGCCAGCGTGCGCGCGCGCCGGTACTGCGTGTTGTCGTAGCGCTTGTCGCGCATCGCCTCGATCTTGTCGGCCGAGCGGGTCAGGAAATCGACCAGCGGGTACAGCGGGTCGCGTGGCGTGCACCGGCGGTTCAACTGCTCGGCGAACGACGGAATGTC
The nucleotide sequence above comes from Mycobacterium pseudokansasii. Encoded proteins:
- a CDS encoding metal-dependent hydrolase — its product is MFTVDDQAAGPHDASLDHERIVLQARDVEFDWAKLPFYYVPNEPFTTHFCNVLHLLLPAGEEFIVEAFKKALPLIKDDQLRLDVQGFISQEAMHSQAHSGVLEHFAARGIDVTPFTDQLRWLFGKLIGDRPRWSLRRRQSWLLEQVSIVAAIEHYTAILGEWILDTPQHDTLGTDPVMLDLLRWHGAEEVEHKAVAFDTMKHLRAGYWRQVRTQLLVTPAMLWLFIRGVRFMYSVDPHLWPGTKPRWRDYFDAARRGLVPGPFQFLRVIGAYYTPRFHPSQLGGVGRAVEYLARSPAARASH